One Myotis daubentonii chromosome 3, mMyoDau2.1, whole genome shotgun sequence genomic window carries:
- the RIOK1 gene encoding serine/threonine-protein kinase RIO1 isoform X1 — translation MDYRRLLMSRVVPGQFDDADSSDSENIDLKTIKEGDGNLFEDFQNNVNEKMNEDEIEDEGEEEEDYDDDDDWDWDDGGKLTKCYISNGGSNPQANRQPSNYNSTKMSTPADKVLRKYENKINLDKLNVTDSVINKVTEKSRQKEADMYRIKDKADRATVEQVLDPRTRMILFKMLTRGIISEINGCISTGKEANVYHASTTNGESRAIKIYKTSILVFKDRDKYVSGEFRFRHGYCKGNPRKMVKTWAEKEMRNLIRLNTAGIPCPEPILLRSHVLVMGFIGKDDMPAPLLKNIQLSESKARELYLQVIQYMRIMYQDARLVHADLSEFNMLYSGGGVYIIDVSQSVEHDHPHALEFLRKDCANVNDFFLKHNVAVMTVRELFEFVTDPSITQENMDAYLSKAMEIASQRTKEERSNQDHVDEEVFKRAYIPRTLNEVKNYERDLDIMMKLKEEDMAMNAQQDNILYQTVTGLKKDLSGVQKVPALLENQVKEKHCSDSEDGGSSECSDAGSEEQGDHACSKKPTTDLEVDKKERKKMVKEAQREKRKNKIPKHVKKRKEKTAKTKKGK, via the exons ATGGACTACCGGCGGCTGCTGATGAGTCGAGTGGTTCCCGGGCAGTTCGACGACGCGGACTCCTCCGACAG CGAAAACATTGACTTGAAGACAATCAAAGAGGGAGATGGCAATCTGTTTGAAGACTTTCAAAATAATGTGAATGAGAAGATGAATGAAGATGAGATAGAAgatgagggagaagaggaggaagattatgatgatgacgatgattgGGACTGGGATGATGGAGGAAAACTCACCAAGTGTTATATCTCGAATGGAGGGAGTAACCCACag GCAAATCGGCAGCCTTCCAACTATAATTCAACCAAAATGTCTACTCCAGCAGACAAAGTCTTACGGAAATATGAGAATAAAATTAATCTAG ataaGCTAAATGTTACTGATTCTGTCATAAATAAAGTCACTGAAAAGTCTAGACAAAAGGAAGCAGATAT GTATCGCATCAAAGATAAGGCAGACAGAGCAACTGTAGAACAG GTGTTGGATCCCAGAACACGAATGATATTATTCAAGATGTTGACTAGAGGAATCATATCAGAGATAAATGGCTGCATTAGCACAGGAAAAGAA GCTAATGTATACCATGCCAGCACAACAAATGGAGAGAGCAGAGCaatcaaaatttataaaacttcTATTTTGGTGTTCAAAGATCGAGATAAGTATGTAAGCGGGGAATTCAG ATTTCGTCATGGCTATTGTAAAGGAAACCCCAGAAAGATGGTGAAAACTTgggcagaaaaagaaatgaggaacTTGATCAG GCTGAACACAGCAGGGATCCCATGCCCAGAACCTATCCTGCTACGAAGTCATGTTCTTGTCATGGGTTTCATTGGTAAAGATGACAT GCCAGCACCCCTCTTGAAAAACATCCAGTTATCGGAATCCAAGGCTCGTGAGTTGTACCTGCAGGTCATTCAGTACATGAGAATAATGTATCAGGATGCCAGACTGGTCCATGCAGATCTCAGTGAATTTAACATGCT GTACAGTGGTGGGGGTGTGtacatcattgacgtttctcagTCTGTGGAGCATGACCACCCACATGCCTTGGAGTTCTTGAGAAAAGATTGTGCCAATGTTAATG ATTTCTTTTTGAAACACAATGTTGCTGTGATGACTGTGCGGGAGCTCTTTGAATTTGTCACAGACCCATCAATTACACAGGAGAACATGGATGCTTATCTCTCAAAG GCCATGGAAATAGCATCCCAAAGGACCAAGGAGGAAAGGTCCAACCAAGATCATGTCGACGAAGAG GTGTTTAAGCGAGCATATATTCCTAGAACCTTGAATGAAGTAAAAAATTATGAGAGGGATTTGGATATAATGATGAAATTGAAGGAAGAGGACATGGCCATGAATGCCCAACAAGACAAT ATTCTATACCAAACCGTCACAGGACTGAAGAAAGATTTGTCAGGCGTTCAGAAG gtccCTGCACTCCTAGAAAATCAGGTTAAAGAAAAGCATTGTTCTGATTCAGAAGATGGTGGAAGCTCTGAGTGTTCTGATGCAGGTTCTGAAGAGCAGGGAGACCATGCCTGCTCCAAGAAACCCACCACTGATCTTGAAGTTGATAAAAAG gaaagaaaaaagatggtcaaggaagcccagagagagaaaagaaagaacaaaattccTAAACAcgtgaaaaaaagaaaggagaagacaGCTAAGACAAAAAAGGGCAAATAG
- the RIOK1 gene encoding serine/threonine-protein kinase RIO1 isoform X2, producing MNEDEIEDEGEEEEDYDDDDDWDWDDGGKLTKCYISNGGSNPQANRQPSNYNSTKMSTPADKVLRKYENKINLDKLNVTDSVINKVTEKSRQKEADMYRIKDKADRATVEQVLDPRTRMILFKMLTRGIISEINGCISTGKEANVYHASTTNGESRAIKIYKTSILVFKDRDKYVSGEFRFRHGYCKGNPRKMVKTWAEKEMRNLIRLNTAGIPCPEPILLRSHVLVMGFIGKDDMPAPLLKNIQLSESKARELYLQVIQYMRIMYQDARLVHADLSEFNMLYSGGGVYIIDVSQSVEHDHPHALEFLRKDCANVNDFFLKHNVAVMTVRELFEFVTDPSITQENMDAYLSKAMEIASQRTKEERSNQDHVDEEVFKRAYIPRTLNEVKNYERDLDIMMKLKEEDMAMNAQQDNILYQTVTGLKKDLSGVQKVPALLENQVKEKHCSDSEDGGSSECSDAGSEEQGDHACSKKPTTDLEVDKKERKKMVKEAQREKRKNKIPKHVKKRKEKTAKTKKGK from the exons ATGAATGAAGATGAGATAGAAgatgagggagaagaggaggaagattatgatgatgacgatgattgGGACTGGGATGATGGAGGAAAACTCACCAAGTGTTATATCTCGAATGGAGGGAGTAACCCACag GCAAATCGGCAGCCTTCCAACTATAATTCAACCAAAATGTCTACTCCAGCAGACAAAGTCTTACGGAAATATGAGAATAAAATTAATCTAG ataaGCTAAATGTTACTGATTCTGTCATAAATAAAGTCACTGAAAAGTCTAGACAAAAGGAAGCAGATAT GTATCGCATCAAAGATAAGGCAGACAGAGCAACTGTAGAACAG GTGTTGGATCCCAGAACACGAATGATATTATTCAAGATGTTGACTAGAGGAATCATATCAGAGATAAATGGCTGCATTAGCACAGGAAAAGAA GCTAATGTATACCATGCCAGCACAACAAATGGAGAGAGCAGAGCaatcaaaatttataaaacttcTATTTTGGTGTTCAAAGATCGAGATAAGTATGTAAGCGGGGAATTCAG ATTTCGTCATGGCTATTGTAAAGGAAACCCCAGAAAGATGGTGAAAACTTgggcagaaaaagaaatgaggaacTTGATCAG GCTGAACACAGCAGGGATCCCATGCCCAGAACCTATCCTGCTACGAAGTCATGTTCTTGTCATGGGTTTCATTGGTAAAGATGACAT GCCAGCACCCCTCTTGAAAAACATCCAGTTATCGGAATCCAAGGCTCGTGAGTTGTACCTGCAGGTCATTCAGTACATGAGAATAATGTATCAGGATGCCAGACTGGTCCATGCAGATCTCAGTGAATTTAACATGCT GTACAGTGGTGGGGGTGTGtacatcattgacgtttctcagTCTGTGGAGCATGACCACCCACATGCCTTGGAGTTCTTGAGAAAAGATTGTGCCAATGTTAATG ATTTCTTTTTGAAACACAATGTTGCTGTGATGACTGTGCGGGAGCTCTTTGAATTTGTCACAGACCCATCAATTACACAGGAGAACATGGATGCTTATCTCTCAAAG GCCATGGAAATAGCATCCCAAAGGACCAAGGAGGAAAGGTCCAACCAAGATCATGTCGACGAAGAG GTGTTTAAGCGAGCATATATTCCTAGAACCTTGAATGAAGTAAAAAATTATGAGAGGGATTTGGATATAATGATGAAATTGAAGGAAGAGGACATGGCCATGAATGCCCAACAAGACAAT ATTCTATACCAAACCGTCACAGGACTGAAGAAAGATTTGTCAGGCGTTCAGAAG gtccCTGCACTCCTAGAAAATCAGGTTAAAGAAAAGCATTGTTCTGATTCAGAAGATGGTGGAAGCTCTGAGTGTTCTGATGCAGGTTCTGAAGAGCAGGGAGACCATGCCTGCTCCAAGAAACCCACCACTGATCTTGAAGTTGATAAAAAG gaaagaaaaaagatggtcaaggaagcccagagagagaaaagaaagaacaaaattccTAAACAcgtgaaaaaaagaaaggagaagacaGCTAAGACAAAAAAGGGCAAATAG